One part of the Schistocerca piceifrons isolate TAMUIC-IGC-003096 chromosome 2, iqSchPice1.1, whole genome shotgun sequence genome encodes these proteins:
- the LOC124776491 gene encoding cuticle protein 21-like, with protein sequence MACKLIVLAALVAVARAGYLGAPAVVAPGPAIAARAYAAPVAYAAPAVRAVAAAPAAVAAEYDPYPQYSYGYSVSDAITGDSKSQQESRDGDVVQGSYSVAEPDGSIRVVDYTADPVNGFNAVVHKEAGVHAAPAIAAAPALAYGKAYLH encoded by the exons ATGGCCTGCAAG CTGATCGTCCTCGCCGCCCTCGTGGCTGTGGCCCGCGCCGGCTACCTGGGCGCCCCCGCCGTCGTCGCCCCCGGCCCTGCCATCGCTGCCCGCGCCTACGCCGCCCCCGTGGCCTATGCCGCCCCCGCTGTGAGGGCCGttgccgccgcccccgctgccgtcGCCGCCGAGTACGACCCGTACCCGCAGTACAGCTACGGGTACAGCGTGTCTGACGCCATCACCGGCGACTCCAAGAGCCAGCAGGAATCCCGCGACGGTGACGTCGTCCAGGGCAGCTACAGCGTGGCCGAGCCCGACGGTTCCATCCGCGTTGTCGACTACACGGCTGACCCCGTCAACGGTTTCAACGCCGTCGTGCACAAGGAGGCCGGCGTGCACGCCGCCCCCGCCATCGCTGCCGCCCCTGCGCTGGCCTACGGAAAGGCCTACCTGCATTAA